A single Pseudomonas sp. HN11 DNA region contains:
- a CDS encoding autotransporter outer membrane beta-barrel domain-containing protein yields MNTNVLFKRSRLSAAIKIMAIAPFSLAATHVYAVDLGADQQLVIDAGSPFDRYTLKDGAKLTSNGGSILSILSQNSTFEMNGGEVVAGSEHGVRLYGSQATIRDAQISSASGIGMIVGEQDGVGSHAQVSNSRIEGATYGVNLGRESTLQMTNTDVIGGEFGMLAIDGNLTAQGGSITGGTNGLYVFRTADGTTPAGFHLEGTRVVGETGAAIVVDSPGVGTTPITLVNGTTLEGGNGNMLEVINGGSADVLVNNSNLAGNIQVGAGSALDLNLDFASMTGDIINSGGTANVGLNNGAVLTGRLENVDKLAVNSDATWVLVDGQEELKELSMNGGYVKFGDSEAFHQLDVTNLNGTGGTFMMKADFSTLTGDFLNVTGTSSGAHKLLIASTGADPLSDDRLHVVHTADGGATFSLLGDRVDVGTYSYGLIGDNADHDWYLDPDNKVISPSTNSVLSLFNAAPSVLLGEMTNLRTRMGELRFSEGQSAGLWTRAYGNKYEVSNDKTGLGYNQSQRGFTIGADAPVQAGDGQWLIGAMAGHSTSDLDLDRGSKADIKSYYVGGYATWLDSESGFYFDGVLKFNRLHNESSVAMSDGKKAKGNYTQNAVGASAEVGRHITLDDGFFVEPYGQMAAVITQAQSYTLDNGLHAKGDRSSSVIGELGVTAGRNFQLESGSVVQPYLKAAVAHEFDQSNKVFVNDNAFNNDLSGSRLKLGAGVAMSVSQNLKLHADLEHSTGKNIKQPLGVNVGLRYDF; encoded by the coding sequence ATGAATACCAACGTACTTTTCAAACGTTCGCGCTTGTCTGCCGCGATCAAAATCATGGCGATCGCTCCTTTTTCGCTGGCGGCAACTCACGTGTACGCCGTAGACCTGGGCGCAGATCAGCAGCTTGTCATTGATGCAGGTAGCCCCTTTGATCGCTACACCCTGAAGGATGGTGCCAAACTGACCTCCAACGGTGGTTCGATTCTCAGCATCCTGTCGCAGAATTCGACCTTTGAAATGAATGGCGGCGAGGTTGTGGCGGGCTCCGAACACGGCGTCCGGTTGTACGGCAGCCAGGCAACCATTCGCGATGCTCAAATTTCCAGCGCCAGCGGCATTGGGATGATCGTGGGCGAGCAAGATGGTGTAGGCAGTCACGCCCAGGTGTCCAACAGCCGGATAGAAGGCGCCACCTATGGCGTCAATCTGGGGCGGGAAAGTACGCTGCAGATGACGAACACGGATGTCATTGGCGGCGAGTTTGGCATGCTGGCAATCGACGGCAACCTGACCGCCCAAGGCGGCAGCATCACCGGCGGCACCAATGGTCTCTATGTGTTTCGCACTGCTGATGGGACTACACCCGCCGGCTTTCACCTTGAGGGCACCCGGGTAGTTGGGGAAACCGGTGCCGCCATCGTGGTGGATTCACCGGGGGTTGGTACTACGCCAATCACGCTCGTCAATGGCACCACGCTGGAGGGTGGCAACGGCAACATGTTGGAGGTGATCAACGGCGGCTCCGCTGACGTATTGGTCAACAACAGCAACCTGGCCGGCAACATTCAGGTAGGCGCCGGCAGTGCGCTGGACCTGAACCTGGATTTCGCCTCCATGACTGGCGATATCATTAACAGCGGCGGCACCGCCAACGTGGGTCTGAACAACGGTGCGGTACTCACCGGCCGCCTGGAAAACGTCGACAAGCTGGCCGTCAACAGTGATGCCACTTGGGTGCTGGTCGATGGCCAGGAGGAGCTTAAGGAGCTGTCGATGAATGGCGGTTACGTTAAGTTCGGTGATTCAGAGGCGTTTCATCAGTTGGATGTGACCAACCTGAATGGCACTGGCGGTACCTTCATGATGAAGGCGGATTTCTCTACGTTGACTGGCGACTTCCTCAATGTGACCGGCACTTCGTCTGGCGCCCACAAGTTGCTGATCGCCAGTACCGGAGCCGACCCTTTGTCTGATGATCGTCTGCATGTGGTTCACACTGCCGACGGCGGCGCCACCTTCAGCCTTCTGGGTGATCGTGTTGATGTGGGCACTTATTCCTACGGCCTGATCGGCGACAATGCCGACCACGACTGGTACCTGGACCCGGACAACAAAGTGATCAGCCCGAGTACCAACTCCGTGCTGTCGCTATTCAATGCGGCACCGAGTGTTTTGCTGGGTGAAATGACCAACCTGCGTACCCGCATGGGTGAACTTCGCTTCAGCGAGGGCCAGTCCGCTGGCTTGTGGACCCGCGCCTACGGCAACAAGTACGAGGTGTCCAACGACAAGACTGGCCTGGGCTACAACCAGTCCCAGCGCGGTTTTACCATCGGTGCCGATGCTCCGGTGCAAGCAGGTGACGGCCAGTGGCTGATCGGCGCCATGGCCGGTCACAGCACCTCGGATCTGGACCTGGATCGCGGCAGCAAGGCCGATATCAAGAGCTACTACGTAGGTGGCTACGCGACCTGGCTGGATAGCGAGAGCGGCTTCTACTTTGATGGCGTGCTCAAGTTCAACCGCTTGCACAATGAGTCCAGCGTGGCCATGAGCGACGGCAAGAAAGCCAAGGGCAACTACACGCAAAATGCTGTGGGTGCTTCCGCTGAAGTGGGTCGCCATATCACGCTGGATGACGGCTTCTTCGTTGAGCCATACGGCCAGATGGCTGCGGTAATCACTCAGGCGCAGAGCTACACCCTCGACAATGGCCTGCACGCCAAGGGTGATCGTTCGAGTTCGGTGATCGGTGAACTGGGTGTAACCGCTGGCCGCAACTTCCAGCTGGAAAGCGGCAGTGTGGTGCAGCCGTACCTGAAAGCCGCCGTGGCCCATGAGTTTGACCAGAGCAATAAGGTGTTTGTCAACGACAATGCGTTCAACAATGACCTGTCGGGTTCGCGCTTGAAACTGGGTGCGGGTGTGGCGATGTCGGTGTCGCAGAACCTGAAGCTGCATGCGGATCTGGAGCACAGCACCGGGAAGAATATCAAGCAGCCGCTGGGGGTGAATGTGGGGTTGCGGTATGACTTTTAA
- a CDS encoding YncE family protein: protein MTDSQSPESSLHDGCEPTVARIKRSKSSLGRLPDKPAPDGCAPPSGTDGRYPFAELTPYIPNLTPIPDTDGALNKAALTVSSLGVIYILYAWVAQAEGDYVWVNLNDTEVAHYTVSKEDAEIGKDVFLTIDSVRFIDQANNKLQAFVKRLSGTTDETRALSIWVDTKEPAGLDPQVSTPIINENMGVIRFVDPSIEAFGIISQAAAQLGVEILIDKYPLNPLVDQVYHRKEGDVIYVSIGGRIVPHTVSSLEASGTTPIAITIYDGTWQQVTPGVNILEWYVRDKAGNQSIGFSVPRFIQNNAGGGSNPYLIEGHVTESDYDDELNEEFINVDAQTKDLNFEVPIRNHGWLANDELLVTYTGLTSTGDTLTHTEPYTVLQPTLIRANIALPLGFVQKLTGGRLLAAYKRIRSGTTDTPSQAVIYGMRGTPVDNRRLPPVVHGTVGGVLPVDTNPVEITVRGFGQAPGTRIDLIIEGRSLVGVPVYLRYTEIAGAGDTHFFLDYWPFSELEGSSFEAFYIVDNDAARPSQSVIVRVGSIQILLPAPRSQEAPPPDHVFDELVSKGNLRALVDPHSAIALDDEVRVVATGSKPGGSITTDWLKVTSVWFGTVLPFTIARNIVLNNKNGTMTLHWEVRKRPTDIPLKSLPLIVNVGAMLQLNKHPTLLESTYLSPGVVQLDTNDVLPPRPRILTFRVEYDTQPQDLVTLFILGKPGLGTPNIPSKPGIPDTGHTYITFTWSSSLVAAYLGGSFTAYFEVLRNGQPLESPPLTVNVLALSNQTLDVVSVPEEKDGVIDASQSANVRIDEWPFFNRQQAVFIRLRSSSDLFLRQGIKVSAAEFAAKRTLDLIPEAYRQSLPQGSVLTVEASVSMDELGVESSAIKLKPVEYVVDRQPVISKHIPVGAGPHQIVITQNSVTAFVYNAGSKTISVIDINTAAVVTTIVLSYSSGIALSNDGKKLIVSRAYPHSFYFYDAATFGYVGYSNTSYYYAQNITATNGTNTSAYATGYYYYNSRYTYYLLKVNTLTHAILTYISSVSSAGRLYTSPENVLYINSGTSGIRRLDTASDTYITGAPFSNPVNDIAFSNKSEKAFFAAVTNVGMFNRLLNNMTHLKSGFTNALGVATHPSQEQLYVADFGTDTVRVLDASTNELKDVATLRGFNGPRALKVTPNGQHLLVSSDRANVVTLVDL, encoded by the coding sequence ATGACCGACTCTCAATCTCCCGAATCTTCTCTACACGACGGCTGCGAACCAACGGTCGCGCGCATTAAACGTAGCAAGTCATCGTTGGGACGCTTACCTGACAAACCTGCTCCAGACGGATGCGCCCCACCAAGCGGGACTGACGGTCGATACCCCTTTGCTGAATTGACTCCGTACATTCCAAACCTCACCCCTATACCTGACACCGATGGCGCCCTCAACAAGGCAGCACTGACGGTCAGCTCGCTGGGCGTCATTTACATTCTTTATGCCTGGGTTGCACAGGCCGAAGGTGACTACGTCTGGGTGAATCTCAACGATACAGAGGTGGCTCACTATACCGTCAGCAAAGAAGACGCCGAGATCGGCAAAGACGTTTTCCTCACGATAGACAGCGTTAGATTTATCGACCAGGCGAATAATAAACTTCAAGCGTTCGTCAAACGCCTGAGCGGCACCACTGACGAGACTCGGGCATTGAGTATCTGGGTAGATACAAAAGAACCCGCAGGCCTGGACCCTCAGGTAAGCACCCCCATCATTAATGAAAACATGGGGGTCATCAGGTTTGTAGATCCAAGCATCGAAGCCTTTGGGATCATCAGCCAGGCAGCTGCCCAATTAGGTGTCGAGATCCTCATTGATAAATATCCGTTGAATCCGCTGGTGGATCAGGTGTACCACCGCAAAGAAGGCGATGTGATCTACGTGAGTATCGGCGGGAGGATCGTGCCTCACACGGTGAGCAGCCTTGAAGCTTCCGGTACCACGCCCATTGCTATAACCATCTATGACGGCACCTGGCAGCAAGTGACACCCGGCGTGAACATTTTGGAATGGTATGTAAGGGATAAGGCAGGTAATCAGTCCATCGGTTTTTCCGTTCCAAGATTCATACAAAACAATGCAGGTGGTGGATCCAACCCTTACCTGATTGAGGGGCATGTCACTGAGTCCGATTACGATGATGAGTTAAATGAAGAGTTTATCAATGTCGATGCACAAACGAAGGATTTGAACTTCGAGGTACCGATTAGAAACCATGGCTGGCTCGCCAATGACGAACTACTTGTCACCTACACTGGGCTTACCTCGACCGGTGATACGCTGACGCACACCGAACCCTATACAGTGCTGCAGCCCACCCTGATCCGCGCCAACATTGCTCTGCCATTGGGCTTCGTCCAAAAACTGACAGGGGGCCGTTTGCTGGCCGCCTATAAGCGCATTCGGTCGGGAACGACTGATACGCCTTCCCAGGCCGTAATTTACGGCATGAGGGGCACGCCGGTTGACAACCGTCGCTTGCCGCCTGTTGTACATGGCACCGTGGGCGGTGTACTGCCGGTAGATACCAACCCGGTAGAAATAACCGTACGCGGTTTCGGACAGGCTCCCGGAACCAGAATCGACTTGATCATCGAAGGCAGAAGCCTCGTCGGCGTCCCCGTGTATTTGCGGTACACGGAGATCGCAGGCGCCGGAGACACCCATTTCTTCTTGGACTACTGGCCATTCAGCGAATTGGAAGGTTCCTCGTTCGAGGCGTTTTACATCGTCGACAACGACGCCGCCCGCCCTTCACAATCGGTGATCGTACGAGTCGGTAGCATTCAAATCCTGTTACCCGCCCCCAGGTCACAAGAAGCACCACCGCCAGACCATGTATTTGACGAGCTTGTGAGTAAAGGCAATCTCAGAGCCCTTGTCGACCCGCATTCCGCTATTGCCTTGGACGACGAGGTTCGAGTAGTTGCCACGGGCAGCAAGCCGGGCGGCAGCATTACCACCGACTGGCTGAAAGTAACATCGGTTTGGTTTGGCACTGTGCTGCCTTTCACCATTGCGCGCAATATTGTCCTGAACAATAAAAATGGAACCATGACACTGCATTGGGAAGTCAGGAAAAGGCCCACGGACATTCCGCTCAAGTCTCTGCCGCTGATCGTTAACGTAGGGGCAATGTTGCAGTTGAACAAGCACCCAACCCTTCTGGAATCGACGTACTTATCACCCGGCGTGGTGCAGCTCGATACAAACGATGTACTACCGCCACGTCCGAGGATTCTCACATTCCGGGTGGAATATGATACGCAGCCCCAAGACCTTGTAACACTGTTCATACTCGGCAAACCGGGACTTGGAACGCCGAACATTCCGAGCAAACCTGGCATCCCGGATACGGGCCACACCTACATCACATTTACGTGGAGTAGTTCATTGGTGGCTGCGTACCTGGGTGGATCGTTCACAGCTTATTTTGAAGTGCTTCGCAATGGACAACCCTTAGAGTCACCTCCACTCACCGTTAACGTGCTGGCATTATCGAATCAAACGCTGGACGTGGTGAGTGTGCCAGAAGAGAAAGATGGGGTTATTGATGCGAGCCAGTCCGCCAACGTCAGGATCGACGAGTGGCCATTCTTCAATCGGCAGCAAGCGGTTTTCATTCGCCTGAGGAGTTCTTCCGATCTGTTCCTGCGACAAGGCATCAAGGTAAGCGCTGCTGAGTTTGCGGCCAAGCGCACGCTTGACCTTATACCTGAGGCCTATAGGCAAAGTCTGCCCCAAGGCAGTGTGCTGACCGTCGAAGCGAGTGTTTCGATGGATGAACTGGGCGTGGAAAGCAGCGCGATCAAGCTGAAACCGGTTGAGTACGTGGTGGATCGGCAGCCCGTAATTTCTAAACATATTCCTGTGGGTGCGGGCCCGCACCAGATTGTTATAACGCAGAACAGCGTGACGGCGTTTGTGTATAACGCAGGTTCAAAAACCATCAGTGTTATTGATATAAACACAGCCGCCGTCGTAACGACCATAGTCTTGTCGTACTCCAGTGGAATCGCTTTAAGCAATGACGGCAAAAAACTAATAGTCAGCAGGGCCTACCCACATTCCTTTTATTTTTACGACGCGGCCACCTTCGGCTACGTTGGTTATAGCAATACCAGTTATTACTACGCCCAAAACATTACCGCAACTAACGGAACGAACACTTCAGCTTATGCTACAGGCTATTATTATTATAACTCCAGATACACCTACTACCTGCTTAAAGTCAACACTTTGACCCATGCTATCCTCACATACATCTCTTCAGTATCTTCCGCAGGACGACTCTACACATCGCCCGAAAATGTCCTTTACATCAACTCAGGCACAAGCGGCATACGCCGACTGGATACGGCGTCGGACACGTACATAACCGGGGCGCCCTTTAGCAATCCCGTTAACGACATTGCCTTTTCTAATAAAAGTGAAAAAGCCTTCTTTGCAGCCGTTACTAACGTGGGTATGTTTAATCGCCTGCTCAACAACATGACGCACTTGAAATCAGGCTTTACCAATGCTTTGGGAGTGGCAACGCATCCGTCTCAGGAACAACTTTATGTGGCGGACTTCGGTACCGATACAGTCAGAGTTTTGGATGCCTCCACCAACGAACTAAAAGACGTGGCCACGCTGCGAGGGTTCAACGGTCCCAGGGCGCTAAAAGTGACGCCCAATGGCCAGCACCTGTTAGTCTCAAGCGATAGGGCAAACGTCGTTACGCTGGTTGATCTTTAA
- a CDS encoding YncE family protein has protein sequence MTHDQNLPPALTCDCTSTEPAPVQTTLPALPHGCVPTVQRRRPSKKAGGRLPDRPDVGGCPPGFHRPPSTRLPFADLYPYIPNLTPIPGTDGALNKAALTVSALGVIYTLQAWFGQAENDFVWVELNGLQVASYTVSDTDAAIGKDVTLNIESVRFIDQTNNTLQGFVRRLSGTTDQTDALSVWVDQKEPGGLDPQASTPTINENLARVRFEDPTIEAFGIITSTAAQLGIKVIIDKYPVNPLVDQVYHRKEGDVIFISIGGVIDTHIVSNFEASGNAPIVITINYGIWLQVTPGVNILEWFARDKAGNQSIGFSVPRLIQNNVGGGTGPLLPEGLVVESDYDAGSDEDFIDTDSQSSDLNFEIQIRNHGWVANDEALVTYLGLTATGETSKHTETVNVPQPNALRIYVPLPLMFAKKLAGGRLLITYERVRAGEANTPSNAVVYSMRGTPVDNSRPAPIVKGLVGGVLPVDTDPVEITVPFFGQDPSDKVDLIIEGKALDSTPVYAKYTEIAGTGPIDYFLDYASVFAVLEGSTFTAYYVVNGDFTRPSKSVTVQVGDITVTLPPPTSAEAPPPDHVFDELVSKGNLKALVHPHSSIALNDEVRIVATGSKPGGSTTTAWLKVTPAWHNSSLPFTIARLVVLANKESTMTLHWEVRTLPTDTPLKSLPLVVNVGARLQLTECPSLLESTYVAPCVAQLNALHVWTPSPRIVTFRVKYPMNPADLVTLVVQNKPGVGMPAIPPKPGIPDAGHDYITFAYISDFVAAYVGESFTAHFEVKRNNDIIESAKLTVNVDALSEQTLDLVSVPEALGGLIDTSQPNHVEAKAWPFFKQQQPVFIHLQCVESLFLRQGIKVSAAEFTARRTLDLIPQDYLDKLNDGGTLRVLASVSMDETGLESNAIALKPVSYGIQRKASIVKHIPVGLGPHRIVIRPDSQIAFVLNIGSGSISVIDIQAANVVHTLAVPRCWGIALSADGTKLLASYYHEILVPGSYIRVFDAHTYTLLAHIQLGRRLPQDITTTSGQPSWGYAAIAEWINSYYEHRLVKLNLQNHTVQAVSPTAPSQISRVFMTPENILFADFGAFGMRRYDTASDSWITSAPFPGAVADLAFSQTGEKGFYVKGTELGVFNRKLNTLLLKVTTFDNARMVATHPIAEKIYVGDFDSDEVTILDTTNDKPEPISVLQGFHGPMDAEVASDGKHMLVANGKADFATLVKL, from the coding sequence ATGACACATGATCAAAATCTCCCGCCAGCCCTGACCTGTGACTGCACATCTACGGAGCCTGCACCCGTTCAAACTACGCTGCCAGCCCTGCCGCATGGTTGCGTGCCCACAGTGCAGCGCAGAAGACCGAGCAAAAAAGCTGGAGGTCGCCTGCCTGACCGGCCAGATGTCGGAGGCTGCCCACCAGGTTTTCACAGGCCCCCTTCAACACGGCTGCCATTCGCGGATCTATACCCTTATATTCCTAACCTGACCCCCATACCTGGCACTGACGGCGCCCTCAATAAAGCCGCCCTGACGGTCAGCGCCCTCGGCGTCATCTACACCCTCCAAGCGTGGTTTGGACAGGCTGAGAATGACTTTGTCTGGGTTGAGCTCAATGGTTTGCAGGTCGCCAGCTACACCGTCTCCGATACTGATGCAGCCATCGGCAAGGACGTTACCCTGAACATTGAGTCCGTCCGGTTTATCGATCAGACGAACAACACGTTGCAAGGCTTCGTCAGGCGCCTTAGTGGCACCACGGATCAGACCGACGCCTTGAGCGTCTGGGTGGACCAAAAGGAGCCAGGGGGCCTCGACCCACAGGCCAGTACACCCACCATCAATGAAAACCTGGCGCGTGTGCGCTTCGAAGATCCAACCATCGAAGCCTTCGGCATCATCACCTCAACGGCCGCTCAACTGGGCATCAAGGTGATCATTGATAAATACCCGGTGAACCCGCTGGTGGATCAGGTCTACCACCGCAAAGAAGGTGATGTGATCTTCATCAGTATTGGCGGTGTGATCGACACCCACATAGTCAGCAATTTTGAGGCCTCCGGCAACGCGCCCATCGTTATCACCATCAACTACGGCATTTGGCTACAGGTGACGCCCGGGGTAAACATTCTTGAATGGTTTGCAAGGGATAAGGCCGGTAATCAGTCCATCGGCTTTTCAGTTCCAAGGCTCATACAAAACAATGTGGGCGGGGGTACCGGTCCGTTGCTGCCTGAGGGACTGGTGGTTGAATCTGATTACGACGCAGGTTCAGACGAAGACTTCATTGACACAGATTCACAATCGAGCGACCTGAACTTTGAAATACAAATCAGAAATCATGGTTGGGTTGCCAACGACGAGGCACTCGTCACCTATCTCGGGCTGACCGCAACAGGCGAGACCTCAAAACACACCGAAACAGTTAACGTTCCACAGCCAAATGCGCTGCGAATTTACGTTCCTCTGCCGTTGATGTTTGCCAAAAAGCTTGCGGGCGGCCGCTTGCTGATTACTTATGAACGCGTGCGGGCGGGTGAAGCGAATACGCCCTCCAATGCCGTCGTTTACAGTATGCGCGGCACACCTGTCGACAACAGTCGGCCGGCCCCTATAGTCAAAGGACTCGTGGGCGGAGTCTTGCCGGTAGATACCGATCCAGTAGAAATTACCGTGCCTTTCTTCGGGCAAGATCCCAGTGACAAGGTCGACCTGATCATCGAAGGCAAAGCCCTCGATAGTACGCCTGTTTATGCGAAATACACTGAGATCGCGGGCACTGGACCGATCGACTACTTCCTGGACTATGCCAGCGTCTTCGCCGTCCTGGAGGGATCCACCTTCACGGCGTATTACGTGGTCAATGGCGACTTCACCCGCCCCTCGAAATCAGTGACCGTCCAGGTGGGTGACATTACGGTGACGCTGCCCCCTCCCACATCAGCAGAAGCACCACCGCCTGACCATGTGTTTGACGAGCTCGTCAGCAAAGGCAACCTGAAGGCACTCGTCCATCCACATTCGAGCATTGCCCTGAACGATGAGGTCAGAATTGTTGCCACTGGCAGCAAACCAGGTGGCAGTACAACCACCGCGTGGCTGAAAGTGACGCCCGCCTGGCATAACTCATCGCTGCCCTTCACGATTGCACGCTTGGTTGTGTTGGCGAACAAAGAAAGCACCATGACACTGCACTGGGAAGTCAGGACGCTGCCTACCGATACACCGCTTAAATCCCTGCCATTGGTCGTCAATGTAGGCGCGAGATTGCAATTGACCGAGTGCCCCAGCCTGCTCGAAAGCACTTACGTGGCGCCTTGTGTCGCGCAACTTAACGCGCTGCACGTCTGGACGCCTTCGCCTCGTATTGTCACGTTCAGGGTCAAGTACCCGATGAACCCCGCAGACCTTGTGACGCTGGTGGTACAGAACAAGCCAGGCGTAGGCATGCCCGCAATTCCTCCCAAACCCGGTATCCCGGATGCCGGCCATGACTACATCACGTTTGCCTATATCAGTGATTTTGTCGCGGCTTACGTGGGTGAGTCCTTCACCGCGCATTTTGAAGTGAAGCGCAACAACGATATTATTGAGTCTGCCAAACTGACCGTTAACGTGGATGCGCTGTCAGAACAAACACTTGATTTGGTGAGCGTTCCTGAAGCGCTAGGAGGGCTGATCGATACCAGCCAGCCTAACCACGTCGAAGCGAAAGCCTGGCCCTTCTTCAAACAGCAGCAACCTGTCTTCATTCACCTGCAGTGCGTGGAGAGTCTGTTTTTGCGTCAAGGCATCAAAGTCAGCGCAGCAGAGTTCACAGCCAGGCGCACGCTTGATCTGATCCCGCAGGACTATCTCGACAAACTCAATGATGGTGGCACCCTGAGGGTGCTTGCCAGCGTATCCATGGATGAGACAGGGCTTGAAAGCAACGCTATCGCGCTGAAACCAGTGTCGTACGGCATTCAGCGCAAGGCTTCCATTGTCAAACACATCCCGGTTGGGCTGGGTCCACACCGGATCGTCATAAGGCCCGATAGCCAAATCGCATTTGTATTGAACATTGGCTCGGGTTCAATCAGCGTCATTGATATTCAAGCCGCCAATGTCGTTCATACGCTTGCAGTGCCCAGGTGCTGGGGGATTGCTTTGAGTGCCGACGGAACAAAACTGCTGGCAAGTTATTACCACGAGATCTTGGTCCCAGGGAGTTACATCCGTGTATTTGACGCCCATACCTATACACTGCTTGCCCATATCCAACTGGGTCGTCGGTTACCTCAGGATATCACGACAACCTCTGGGCAACCCTCCTGGGGGTACGCTGCAATTGCTGAGTGGATCAATTCCTATTACGAACATCGGCTCGTAAAACTCAACCTGCAAAACCATACGGTCCAAGCAGTTTCCCCCACTGCTCCATCGCAAATCTCGAGGGTTTTCATGACCCCCGAGAATATCCTATTTGCTGACTTTGGGGCATTCGGGATGCGTCGGTACGATACTGCCTCCGATTCATGGATCACTTCAGCACCGTTTCCCGGGGCCGTCGCCGATCTTGCTTTTTCGCAAACCGGCGAAAAAGGCTTTTATGTCAAAGGTACCGAATTGGGGGTTTTCAATCGAAAACTCAATACCCTGCTTCTTAAGGTGACGACATTCGACAACGCAAGGATGGTTGCTACGCACCCCATCGCCGAGAAGATTTATGTCGGTGATTTTGATAGCGATGAAGTCACCATTCTCGACACCACAAACGACAAGCCTGAACCCATCAGTGTGTTGCAGGGATTCCACGGCCCTATGGATGCTGAAGTCGCATCCGATGGCAAACATATGCTGGTAGCAAACGGTAAGGCCGACTTCGCGACACTGGTCAAGTTGTAA
- a CDS encoding IS3 family transposase (programmed frameshift) — MDAGKRRSQRDYTLAFKLSVVDQVEKGELSYKEAQRRYGIQGRSTVLVWLRKHGRQDWSQGASIREPRSRSMTEPPLPLTPEQRIKELEEQLALSNQKAQFFEAVVNVLKNDYGVSVGKKATRQVLSQGQIQDLSITRACLFMGISRQAYYQRNRAFDARARQDQEVMDFVLEKRRRQPRIGTRKLHYLMSVEFGASVQVGRDRLFSILRNARELVVRKRAYHKTTDSHHRFRRHPNLLKAGQKQIVPNRPEQVWVADITYLPTQESVAYVSLVTDAYSRKIVGHHVHASLHTESVIKAMEKAVGERQTTLPLIHHSDRGAQYCSELYQRLHASHGIRCSMTDGYDCYQNALAERINGILKTEFLLYRPKNLADAVKMVGESVLIYNGERPHMSLKYKTPDAVHRAF; from the exons ATGGATGCGGGCAAAAGGCGAAGCCAGCGTGACTACACGCTAGCCTTTAAATTATCGGTCGTAGACCAGGTCGAAAAGGGCGAGTTGAGTTATAAAGAGGCTCAACGGCGCTACGGCATTCAGGGCCGGTCCACGGTACTGGTCTGGCTGCGCAAGCACGGCCGGCAGGACTGGAGTCAGGGCGCCTCAATTCGAGAACCGAGGAGCAGGTCCATGACTGAGCCACCCCTCCCGCTAACACCCGAGCAGCGGATCAAAGAGCTCGAAGAGCAGTTGGCGCTAAGCAACCAGAAAGCGCAGTTCTTCGAAGCCGTCGTGAATGTTCTGAAGAATGACTACGGTGTTTCTGTCG GTAAAAAAGCGACCCGGCAAGTCCTCTCGCAAGGGCAAATCCAAGACCTGAGCATCACCAGGGCTTGCCTGTTCATGGGCATTTCGCGCCAAGCATATTACCAACGAAATCGGGCTTTCGACGCGAGGGCTCGCCAAGATCAAGAGGTGATGGACTTTGTTCTTGAAAAGCGCCGACGCCAGCCACGGATCGGCACGCGCAAGCTGCATTACCTGATGAGCGTCGAATTTGGCGCATCAGTGCAGGTCGGCAGAGACCGCCTGTTCAGCATCCTGCGCAACGCTCGAGAACTGGTTGTGCGCAAACGGGCTTACCACAAAACGACGGACAGCCATCACCGCTTTCGCCGCCATCCTAACCTGCTCAAAGCGGGCCAGAAGCAGATCGTACCCAACAGGCCAGAGCAGGTGTGGGTTGCAGACATAACCTACCTGCCGACACAGGAAAGCGTGGCTTATGTGAGCCTGGTGACAGACGCTTACTCGCGCAAGATCGTAGGCCATCATGTGCATGCGAGTTTGCATACCGAGTCGGTGATCAAAGCGATGGAAAAGGCAGTTGGTGAACGCCAAACCACGCTTCCACTAATCCATCATTCAGACCGCGGAGCCCAATACTGCTCTGAGCTTTATCAGCGCTTGCACGCCAGTCATGGCATCAGATGCTCGATGACCGACGGCTATGACTGCTACCAGAATGCTCTGGCGGAACGGATAAACGGCATTTTGAAGACCGAGTTTCTGCTGTATCGCCCTAAAAATCTGGCGGATGCAGTGAAGATGGTGGGTGAGTCGGTGCTGATCTACAACGGGGAAAGGCCACACATGTCCCTGAAATACAAAACGCCCGATGCGGTGCATCGAGCGTTTTGA